Genomic segment of Candidatus Flexicrinis affinis:
TACATGCGCGCGCATGCTGCAGACTTCAACGTGCCGGACGCGGACTTTGAGGAGTTCGATGTCCACGTGCACGTACCGGAAGGCGCGGTGCCGAAAGACGGGCCGTCCGCTGGAATCACACTGGCGACCGCGATCATCTCTGCCTTCACCGAGCGCAAAGTCCGGTCGGACATCGCCATGACCGGCGAAATCACGCTTCGCGGGCGCGTGCTGCCGGTCGGCGGGGTGAAAGAGAAAGTGCTTGCAGCACATCGCGCGCTTGTCCCGACCGTGATCCTGCCCAAGCAGAACGGCAAGGACTTGATCGACATCCCGGCCAAGACCCGGCAGAAACTGACCATTCACCTCGTAGAAGATATGCAGCAGGTGTTGGACCTTGTACTGCTCGATCCGCCGAAAGAACGCGAACGCGACAAGGCGCGCGACAAGAAGGAAAAGCCCGCTAAACGCACGAAAGCCGAAAACGCAAACGGATCGGCGAAGCCAACTGCGAAGGTGAAGAAACCGGTACCCGCGGCGGAAGGATAGCAAATGAGCGACATTCAGGTGGACGACCTACAGGCGCGGCTTGCTTCGGGTCGCAGCGCCCAAGTGGACTGGCTCCCCGCGAGTGCGGAGCTTGCCCGGATCGCCGAATCCTTAATGTCGTTTGCCAATGCACGCCGCGAAGGTATGCTGCTGCTTGGCGTCAGCGCCGCCAACACCATCGAACCGATCGACGATTTCGAAGCGCTGATCGAAAAAGCACTTGCTGCCGCGCTGATGCTGACGCCGCCGCTGATCCTCCCCTACCCGACACGCGAGAACGTCGGTGGAACGACGATCGTCAAAGTGACGGTTCCGGCAGGGATGTCAAATGTCCACAGCCTGAACGGCCGGTACCTCATCCGCGACGGCATTTCGAACGTGCCGCTTGCGCCCAGCGCAATGCGCCAGCTTCTGATCGAACGGGGCGACATCACCTACGAGGCAGAGATCGCCCGGAATGCCACGCGCGACGACCTCGACCCGGAGCGCCTGCGCCAGTATGCGGCGTCCATCCGCGAAAGCGATGTCGATGCGGCGCTGCTCAAGCGCGGGTGCGTCGCGCAGGCAGACGGTAACCTGCTGCCGACCCACGCCGGCATCCTGCTCTTTGGCAAGGACCCGCGTCGCTTTGTGCGCGGCGCCGAGATCACCGCCGTTCGCTTCGCGGGCGACACGATGGGCGACACGTTCATGCGCGAGGACATTACCGGCACGCTGCCCGAACAGATTCGGCGCGTCGAGACCTTCCTGCGTGACGTTCTGCGCAAGGGCGTCACGTTGGGTGGGACGATGGCCCGCAGCGAGCAGTACGAATACCCGCTCGAAGCTGTGCGTGAACTGGTCGTCAACGCCGTAGCCCATCGCGATTACAGCATTCAAGGCGACGGCATTCGACTATATGTCTTCAAGGACCGGATGGAGATCACCAGCCCCGGACGCTTGCCGGGGCCGGTCACCGTCGCCAACATCAAGGACGAGCGATTCTCTCGAAACCCGGCGATCGTACAGGTGTTGGCCGACTTGCACTTCATCGAGCGCCTCGGCTACGGAGTCGACCGCGTGCTGGAATTGACGCGGCAGCACGGCCTTCCCGAGCCGCTGTTCACTGAGACTGACGGCGGCTTCAAGGTGACGATCTTCAACGCGCTTACGCCGGCGGCGGTCGCCGCAAAGGCCGAGGCCAGCGCCGAGAAACCCACCCTTGCAAGTACGATCGACCTGCTGGAGCTGTATCGCGGCGTGCCGCTCAATCCGCGTCAAGAGAGCGTGCTCGTCCACCTGAGTGAGCCGACCAACACGCGCATCACCAACAGCGAGCTTCAGCGCCTGCACCCGGACGTGCACCCGGAGACGATCCG
This window contains:
- a CDS encoding transcriptional regulator translates to MSDIQVDDLQARLASGRSAQVDWLPASAELARIAESLMSFANARREGMLLLGVSAANTIEPIDDFEALIEKALAAALMLTPPLILPYPTRENVGGTTIVKVTVPAGMSNVHSLNGRYLIRDGISNVPLAPSAMRQLLIERGDITYEAEIARNATRDDLDPERLRQYAASIRESDVDAALLKRGCVAQADGNLLPTHAGILLFGKDPRRFVRGAEITAVRFAGDTMGDTFMREDITGTLPEQIRRVETFLRDVLRKGVTLGGTMARSEQYEYPLEAVRELVVNAVAHRDYSIQGDGIRLYVFKDRMEITSPGRLPGPVTVANIKDERFSRNPAIVQVLADLHFIERLGYGVDRVLELTRQHGLPEPLFTETDGGFKVTIFNALTPAAVAAKAEASAEKPTLASTIDLLELYRGVPLNPRQESVLVHLSEPTNTRITNSELQRLHPDVHPETIRRDLSDLVAKDILSKMGEKRGSYYVLRKKA